Proteins found in one Maridesulfovibrio sp. genomic segment:
- a CDS encoding tetratricopeptide repeat protein, with amino-acid sequence MSHLDYEINKELGECYLFMGELDKAEDYYKKAAGSNGVHPDPYIGLATIAVQRGEYETAISLYEKAHQVEVTDKSFAGMGLIQMETSRQEEAFENFSKALDMNISNMVALFGIIRIGHEAEKMAEAIPYLEKFLEVDPEKHEVRYSLAGLYVCMDQKDAAVEQLEMILEKDPANEAAKELLSQI; translated from the coding sequence ATGAGCCATTTAGATTATGAAATTAACAAGGAACTCGGTGAGTGTTATCTGTTCATGGGTGAACTGGATAAGGCTGAAGATTACTACAAGAAGGCTGCCGGATCTAACGGCGTGCATCCTGACCCGTACATCGGTCTTGCCACCATCGCTGTTCAGCGCGGGGAGTATGAAACTGCTATTTCTCTGTATGAAAAAGCTCATCAAGTGGAAGTCACTGATAAGAGTTTTGCCGGTATGGGGCTGATCCAGATGGAAACTTCCCGCCAGGAAGAAGCCTTTGAAAACTTTTCCAAGGCGCTCGACATGAATATCAGCAACATGGTTGCGCTTTTCGGCATCATCAGAATCGGTCACGAGGCTGAGAAAATGGCTGAAGCCATTCCTTACCTTGAGAAGTTTCTCGAAGTTGATCCCGAAAAGCATGAAGTTCGCTATTCTCTCGCAGGCCTTTATGTCTGCATGGACCAGAAGGACGCAGCTGTTGAGCAACTTGAAATGATCCTCGAGAAGGATCCCGCAAATGAAGCGGCTAAGGAACTGCTGAGCCAGATTTAG
- the flgB gene encoding flagellar basal body rod protein FlgB codes for MKGLFENHIDLTGKVLDLRLQRQNLVSSNLANVNTPGYKEKRLEFEDDLQKAMGLDAKGKMTRTSKMHIPTAFDSDKFQGDVLSNFEPRVIHGENRVDMDKEMVAMAKNTLYYNALSQVIGKNFQGMNKIIQSGAR; via the coding sequence ATGAAAGGACTTTTTGAAAACCACATCGATTTGACAGGTAAAGTACTCGACCTGAGACTCCAGCGTCAAAACCTCGTCTCCTCCAATCTGGCTAACGTCAACACTCCTGGATACAAGGAAAAACGCCTTGAATTCGAGGACGACCTTCAAAAGGCCATGGGGCTCGACGCCAAAGGCAAAATGACCAGAACCAGCAAAATGCATATCCCCACCGCTTTTGATTCAGACAAATTTCAAGGGGACGTTCTTTCCAACTTCGAGCCCAGAGTTATCCATGGTGAAAACCGGGTCGATATGGATAAGGAAATGGTCGCCATGGCCAAAAACACCCTTTACTATAATGCCCTCTCCCAGGTTATCGGGAAAAATTTTCAGGGCATGAATAAAATTATCCAGAGTGGAGCCAGATAA
- the flgC gene encoding flagellar basal body rod protein FlgC translates to MNFFTALDIGASGLKAQREYLNVVSMNMANARTTRTAEGGPYRRKSVSMESSPVLSPFETAMDQQMNQQLRGVTVRGIVTDTRPFKEVYEPNHPDADSKGMVKYPDINVVEEMVNMINISRSYEANAQSVDSAKKMFNRALRIGMGQ, encoded by the coding sequence ATGAACTTCTTCACAGCACTTGATATCGGAGCTTCAGGCCTTAAGGCTCAAAGAGAGTACCTGAACGTTGTGTCCATGAATATGGCTAACGCCAGGACGACAAGGACAGCCGAGGGCGGACCCTACCGCCGCAAAAGTGTTTCCATGGAGTCCAGCCCGGTTCTTTCGCCATTTGAAACTGCCATGGATCAGCAGATGAATCAGCAGCTCCGCGGCGTAACCGTAAGGGGAATTGTTACAGACACCCGCCCCTTCAAAGAAGTTTACGAACCCAACCACCCTGATGCGGACTCAAAAGGCATGGTCAAATACCCGGACATCAACGTGGTTGAAGAAATGGTCAACATGATCAACATCAGCAGATCTTACGAAGCCAACGCGCAGTCAGTGGACTCCGCCAAAAAGATGTTCAACCGCGCACTCCGCATAGGAATGGGTCAGTAG
- the fliE gene encoding flagellar hook-basal body complex protein FliE: MSIKNVAMQAYTNAIQNQQQFDKKFDKSMNLHKADPNSFSNTLTDSLKGVNDLQTQKKEMISEFAAGKTQNVHELMISLQKASVAMTMTSTVRTKVMSAYQEIMKMPF; the protein is encoded by the coding sequence ATGTCTATTAAAAACGTAGCAATGCAGGCATACACCAATGCCATTCAGAATCAGCAGCAGTTCGATAAAAAGTTCGACAAGAGTATGAACCTCCATAAGGCGGACCCGAACTCTTTCTCGAACACCCTTACCGATTCACTTAAAGGTGTAAACGACCTGCAGACACAGAAAAAAGAGATGATCTCTGAGTTTGCTGCCGGCAAAACCCAGAACGTACACGAGTTGATGATTTCTCTGCAGAAAGCCAGCGTTGCTATGACCATGACCAGCACAGTACGCACTAAAGTAATGAGCGCCTATCAGGAAATCATGAAAATGCCTTTCTAA